A window of Malania oleifera isolate guangnan ecotype guangnan chromosome 2, ASM2987363v1, whole genome shotgun sequence genomic DNA:
GAAATAATTTcctttaatattttaaaaaataaaaaaatattttccacgtTTAAATAGGTCTAATATTCCAATTTctagctcattttttttttttttagaatcaatGACCTAGAATatatatttccatttttcctgGAACAAAGAAAaatgtatgtaattttatatattttttattagaaGTTTAATTATTTCGAATTTGAgttataatatatatttcatgTAACATAATTTTTTACTCATAAAATTTGAACTCAAGACTTTTAATATAAATCGACATCTCAAATTGAATACTCGATCAAAAATGAAATTTGCCTAAATTGATGATTTAGCTTAGAGGATTATATATTAATTTAACCTTCAATTAAGAAAGGAGCACGCCAAACTCATTGCCGATAATTCAAGATAGTCAATTGGGCTGGTGGTAGGAGGCGGTGGTCCACGTGCCTACGTACATGGCCCAACTAAAACCATGCATGCATGCCTCTTTCCCAAGTGTCACATTAGAGTAATTTACACGGAACGTAATTTTCACCTACAGCAAATTCTTGAgttctattaatttttttttttttaaaagttgatTCACAATAGCGCACCAgataaaatattttctgaaaTGATCATGTTAAAAAATTGAGTAAATCATAAAAGAAATTGAAGTAGAAGGAAGAAGTATACTTATAAGggcctttatttttattttattttttgataatttgGAACCTGCAaccaccatagtgtccaaagtttGGATACTATGGTGCGGTACCAAACTCGAGAGGTAAAAACCGTCGGTCCATTGATGCACTTTTGATAATTTATCGACGTAATGTTTTAAGGGAAAATCGAACTTGTGACCTTGCGGTCATAAAAATCACAAGTCATCCTTTTGAAGTAATAGAGCATAATTAGTAAAAGATGACATTAAATTCAAGTGTAAAAGTTACTATTAGATCAATTAGCCTTACAAAATTCTCGAAAGAGTGTCAAGATTTATTGTTTGTAAagctaaaattcaaaaatatttatttaaactctagcACTTgagcaaagaaagaaagagaagtaCAAGCCtaaaaataagatagaatatattcATCATTTTAATGAgtggggaaaaaaataaaataaaataaaaataaaattaatatttttaaatgttaTAGACAAAAACACTGATTTTCCTTGAGACTTCAGAAATTTTAACTACTTCTCCTGAAGTTTTAATAACtacaaatttataaaaattttaaaatcttagtagagtttttggaaattttgaaattacaaaaaagtcatatttttttatattaatagaactttattttaaataaaatgtcatataaatttttttttgccaAAATTAAAAGTTCACGTTCCACCCttatatatttacaaaatatttaatATGCCAATTTATTGTTTAGCCAAATATTAATTCTCTTTATAAAAAATTGAATTCAAGAAATTCGAGCTTAGAAATTATTTGGGAACTTACCGAAACCAATACTGTACCATCCGGATGGATTTAACTAGCTTTCAATTTAATTTTCATCGTCATCATCacttcctccctctctctctctctctctctctctctctctctctctctctctctctctcatacatggATTTGCTTACAGAAGAATGTCCCATCAACGGGACCACGCTTTCCACACCACCTTCGTGGCTGCGTCTTTTTTCTCCCGCTCTCTTCCGTTGCCATCTCtgagcttctctctctctctctctctttctctctttctctcttctgtGCACCAGCCAATGAAGAAGCCAAAGCTAATGAGCTAGCCACCAGGCCGTACAATCTCCTATCCTATCAGCTCATCTTTCACATGACGACAAAGCCCCATTCCTCCGTCGCCGTCGCCTTCGCCGTCGTCGTCATAGGATTCATCTGGCCGCCGGTGGTCCTGGTCACCAAAGTTAATTCCCTCGGCTCGGGCTCAACCATCGCCGTCGGCTACGGCTCCGCAACTGTCTGCGGCATCGTCGCCGGAGAGCCCACCCAGAGAATCCAGTGCTACCAAGCGGGCCAAACCATCCCCGTGCAACCCACCATATCCTACGAAGCCATTTCCGGCGGCCGGACCTTCTTCTGCGGCCTGACGTCTGGTGGCCTCACCCTCCTCTGCTGGGACACTTCCTGCTTCCAAGCCAGGCGCATTTACCACAGCGAAACCGTCCGATTAACGGATCTAACGGTAGGGGACGCTCATGTCTGCGCCATCGCGGGCGACACCGGTGAAGTAAAATGCTGGAGAGGAGATAAAAACATTACGGGTGGGCCGTCGTTTCCGTCTCCGGCGGAGGATTCCAAGCTCCGGTATATAACCTCCGGGACAGGGTTTTCGTGTGGGATTTTGAAGAACAACAGTAGGGTTTTGTGCTGGGGAGAAAGCTTAATTGGGGCTGAGATACAGAGACAGTTCGGCAGTTCTTCAATGTCGACCTTAGTCGCCGGAGCGACTCACGCTTGTGGGTTGAACAAGAACGGTTTCTTGGTCTGTAAAGGAGATAACATTTCCGGGCAGCTCGAGGTCCCTCCCGATTCGGCTTTCGAGTTCTCTGGCCTCGCACTGGGAGCGAATCGCACCTGCGCAATCCGGGAAAAAAATGGGTTCGTGCTCTGTTGGGGAGAGGAAACGAAGACATCCGGATTCGCGAATAATAATTCTGAAATTGAAAACATTTCCTTCGAATCCATTGTCGCGGGTTTGGATTTCACTTGCGGATTGGCGACTAGGGATTTATCTCTGGTTTGCTGGGGACCAGGGTGGTCTAGCCGGGACCCTAATCTGGCGAATGAGCTTCAGATTCCGTCGGCAATGGTGATTCCAGGTCCGTGCGTTCAATCTTCGTGTAACAACTGTGGGGTGTATCCCAATTCCGGGATTCTCTGTTACGGTTCTGGGAATATCTGCAATTCCTGCGACGTTGAACTTCCCATTCCGATTCCTCTACCCCTTCCCACATTGCCCCATTCCTCCCCTTCGCCGCCGCAACAAGTTTTTCAGTCCCTTTCTTCTCGGCCATCGACGGCCAAAAACAGGCTGTTAATGGCGTTTGCCATTATTGGGTCAATTGGGGCTTTCGCCGGCATCTGCACGGGAATCTCAGGTTTCTTGCACAAGAGGATTCACAATTCCGCGGACCCTCCCCGGGCCATGACAACATTCAATTGTTCCCATTTCCCCACACTCGCTCGCCAGAAAAGTGGGACTTCCTTGAAGCACGCAGAGAGAGCAGAGAACTTTTCCCTCTCAGAGCTCGCAGCTGCCACGGACGACTTCTCCCCGGCAAACAAGATCGGCGGCGGGAGTTTCGGCACGGTTTACCGAGGCACGCTTGCCGGCGGCCGGGAAGTCGCCATTAAAAGAGGGGAAATGAGTTCAAGGAGGAAGAAATTTCAGGACAAGGAAAGCGCATTCGATTCAGAATTAGCCCTCTTGTCCCGCCTTCACCACAAGCATTTGGTTTCCCTCGTTGGGTTCTGCCACGAGAACGAAGAGAGGCTTTTGGTTTATGAGTTCATGAGCAATGGAGCCCTCCATGATCATCTGCACAGCAAGCAGATCATTGATAAAACCTGCAGCATCCTCAATTCCTGGAAAATGAGAATCAAGATTGCATTAGATGCCGCCAGGGGAATTGAATACCTCCACAACTATGCAGTTCCCACCATAATTCACAGAGACATAAAGTCCTCAAACATCCTCCTTGATGCAAACTGGACTGCAAGAGTATCCGATTTTGGGTTGTCCCTGATGGGGCCTGAATCCGACCAGGACTTCATGTCGACGAAGGCGGTCGGGACAGTTGGGTATATCGATCCTGAGTACTATGTCATGAATGTTTTGACGACGAAGAGTGATGTGTACAGCCTAGGGGTGGTGTTACTGGAGTTGTTGACCGGGAAGAGGGCGGTGTTTAGGAATGAAGAGGGTGGGAGCACCGGGCCGATGGGGGTGGTGGAGTATGCTGTGCCGAGGATTCTGGCGGGGGAGCTGCATAGTGTGTTGGACGGGAGAGTTGGGCCGCCGGAGACGGGCGGCGCGGAGGAGGAGGGGGTGGAGCTGGTGGCTTACACTGCAGTGCAGTGTGTGAGCTTGGAAGGGAAAGAGAGGCCTAGTGTGACTGATATTGCCACCAATTTGGAGAGAGCATTGGCGCTGTGTGAGGAGGACGGCCATTCTAGCGTCTCTAATGCTGCATTCTCCATTCCTTCAGACTGAAATTTGGATCCCAGTTCAAAATTGAGTCCttcattatttttttgttttcatttttctcctaGTTTGAGTATTGTTTTATTTATTCAACTGGGCAAACACCCAAATTATAGTACACTTGCTTTTTGTTAATGTTCTTGATGCAAAGGAGAAGCATTAATATATGCATGCTGTGGAGAGAGCCTTAGAAAATGAAATGGGGATTTCTAATTTCTGGTTTTGGGCTGTCTTTTCTGAAgtgtttttttttggtttgtgtgttgtgtgtttttttttcccTAGTAACCAGGTAGTCTATGAGGTGTGCGAAGGAATGTCCTTTTCTGTTTCTGCGCTTGAAGTTGGCAAGAGTTGCAGAAGATACTGGATTTCAATCTATTCAAATACTTTAACGAATCCCATTCAATTTCAATAATAGTACTCGAATCAAATTTCAAGCCTaatagatttttattttattatttttatattatatataataatattttataaatatattaatcTATAATTGAATTGATTTTATCGAATTCGAGTTAAGTTTTGAGTTTCATATTTTTGAATCGAGTCCGGATAGTTTGAACTCAACTGGAACACATCCCTATAGAAGTACGAGTAGAAGTCAAGTGACAAAAATGATGGGAGTGGGAAGATACATGATGCATATGGTGGGCGGTGGGGGCTAGGCGTTAACCAACCAAAGTTGCCAAAAAAGAATAGAGAGAGTATCCATCTACTCGCAGGAGAATGAATCCTTCCATCTCAAGGAAAACCTTTTttcgttttttgtttttttttctgaTTTAAATATTAATCACCTGGTTGACAAAATTATACAAatctaataaaaattttataaattttttattgataCTTGATTTTTTTGGATACTGATACTCCTTTTTGAGttttctcataattttttttcacattttttgaaatctcaggaaatttgcattttttttgctaaaggaaattgattttttttaaaaaaaatgattttttgctTGCTAATAATAGCAATAGTCATTCTTTGTGagaaaattattacaatttttttcTCAAGTGAAATGGACTTTTTGGATTTAttaatcatttcaaaattcaattaaGTTTAACAAAATTTGGGATAACATTTCTAATTCTTATGATAAGTTTCTTGTTATAAATAAACTTTTTCATTATACATGCATATACCACTAGAATTTGGCTAGGTAATCCTTATTATTCATAACCTCGACTATCTGtgagaataaagaaaaaaaatagtttgGAGGACTTGGGGTGTATTTCAAGGATTACTCTGATGCTTAAGTTAAGGAATTTTGAAAGATTTTAAAGTTGCAATAGTATGAGTGCAAATAAAAGTGGGATAATCTTACCTCTTCAGCTCTCCTCTCATTGATTTCCCCATTAATGAGCAATCATTGAAAGTCATGGGAGTTACATTTTGAATTAGGGTCTTTATTAAAGAGAATTAAATGGAGCATTATTTCCTTGTCCCCAATTAATTTGTATCATTAATTTACCATTGACCCAAGTCGTTAGTGCTTCCCTTTTCAATTTATTGTAAGTCAATGCTGAAACTTTTTTCCTGGATATTGTTATATTGGACAttccacttgtgccaaacaccaatactgcaactattgctattgaatatataatcaaaacaaaagtaatgcagaaactaataataaaatgcAGCAATAAAtaacaacacaagaatttacgaggttcgatatagaattacctacgttctCGGACGCTGacaatcaatccactacttccaaaaaattaaaacttgggaaaatttcaaattactaatagtaattagaaataccCTAGAGTACAAACACTATTTATAACTCTACAAATTTGAGGTGTGATTGGTGAGGGAAGTTCTATATATAGTTTCAACCTAAAGTTCAATAAACATTTCCCACCAATGTGAGACAAAAActaacaaatctccaccttaatgataaatttaacaaatttttcagtAACCAATACTctttggagttccacatcattagtgccttccaaaaatattcagacttacaggatattgatcaagtccaaacaatgtttgaacttgattgttgtcataatcttggtcaacatatttgTAGGATtctcagttgtagcaatcttatGAAGAAGTATTTTGCCTTCATCAATTATATCCCACATAAAGTGAAAATAAACGTCGTCATGCTTCGTTTGCGCATGATAGACTTGGTTATTTACCAAATGAATAGTACTCTGGTTATCACAGAATACGgtaatgtgcttctgaacaactcccaaaaaTTCAAGTAAACTCTAAAACTAAATAGCTTTCTTAATAGCCTCTGAAGTTACCATGTATTTTGCTTCTGTCGTAGACAAAGTAATAATAGATTGTAAGGTAGACCTCTAGCTTACTAGACCATTAGTAAATGTAaatacatatccagtagttgatcgatgtttatccaaatcacctgcaaaattagaatccacatatccaacaacatgttgatcaatagtattatttttctcaaatactgtACCAACATTAATAGTATTCATAATATATcgtaaaatccatttcacagcttgccaatgtcttttactcggatcatgcatatacttgctcaccatactaacaacttgtgaaatatcaggtcttgtacaaaccattgcatacatcagactacccaCTGCACTTGCATAAAgaacttgtgacatatacttacattCCTCATTTGAATTAAGAGATAAAGATGCACTAAGTTTGAAGTGAGGAGCAAGCAGAGTGCTAACTGGTTTGACTGCTCAGATATGCCACaactttgtactaccttcttcaaatattgtTTCTAAGTCAAACTAACTCTTCCTATCATTCTGTCTCTGCATACCTCTATGTCAAGTATCTTATTTgtttcaccaagatctttcatttcaaactcttgatttaactaatttttcaatttgttgatttcttccttgttctttgaagctatcaacatatcatcaatatacaagagtaaatatataaaagatccattttgtagcctacgaaaataaacacaatgatcatgtctatttttaatatacttgtgACCAATTATAAACTAATGAAATTAGTTGTACCACTGTCTTgaagactgttttaaaccatacaactaTTTTTCCAGTTTgtatacccaattttctttttcagcaaccTTAAATCCATCTGACTAAGTCATATatatttcctcttccaaatcaccatgtaaaaatgcagtttttacatcaagCTGAACTAGTCTAAGATCAagttgtgctaccaaagccaacaaaatttgaatggaagaatgtttaagaactagagaaaatacctcattataatcaatacaTTCCTTCTGtgtgtagcccttagctaccaatctagtttTGAAGTAAACATTATTTcttctggaaatccttctttcgttacataaactcatttgtaaccaattgctttcttactcttgggtagctgggctagctcccaagtctgattcttatAAAAAATTGCATTTCTCCATTCATCGTTTTCTTCCATTTGTCTGATTCAAAATTCCTCACTgtttctttgaaagtgtaaggaacattatcatctaTAACTGGAAGGGCATATGCCACCATTAGCTTCAACCTAAGTTCAATAAACATTTCCcatcaatgtgggacaaaaaccaAAAGATATGTATCGGGAGTTAAAGGTAATGGATATCACATTAAGGATGTGAAGGTGGGTATAACaaccatgattttttttttttcaagcacacTCAATCTTATTTATTTTGGTATTTGTACATGTGTTAACCTCTTAATCCTTCTTGAAAGTATTTTTACTGTATTTTAGATCCTTTAATCAACTTTTAACTTGTTTTGTATATTTTAATACAACAATGTTCATATAAAATTGTTACCTTATGCAACTTTTGTGAATATTACAAAAAAGAAATCATCTTTGAATCACTAACCTCTTTACTAtaatctcctcctcctcctcctcccaaCAGCTTATGAGAACGATTAATGAAAGGGAAAtgagaaaaaatgaaaagaaaaagtaaCAATTATAGGAGTAAAATTATTTGTTTTGCACTAACAATTTTATAGTGGTTTACATAATGGTCTTACAGTAACAATTTGCTACGGTCAATATAGTTGTGATCTTTCTTCTTATTGATTTACTAGTATAGTAATAGTATTGAGAACCAAAAATATCATTGCATAACGCCCCTCCCTTGCCGTCTCTTTCTCCATGTCTTTGCATTATCTACtcattcattttatttaaaaaaaaaaaaatggatatgaGTCAATAAACTAAATGATCTTGTttcataattaaattaaaaatttggcGATAGGGCATTAAACAATAGTATAATTGCAAGAAGGTAACATTTTAATATAGAACTAGTTAATCTAAGTCATTGAATTAGTAGGCAACTCTTAACAAAAGAGTTGACTTTTGATGCCAGAGAGGAATAATTTGTCatccatgaatttttttttttaagtgactATTATATACCATATCCATTTTCAGTTTCATTTTTTAAGTTCTAAAACAAGTATAtgtttcaaaatttacttttccaaactaattatttttagaaaaataagtattttgtaatataagtttttttaaaaaaatatcttaaAAAGTACTTATAAGAAGTAATGACAGAGTACTCTTagataattactttttttttttttttaaataatatttttataaatgatTTCAGACGAGACTATTCTTATAATTTTCTTTTGACAAGCACTCTTGAAGGAACAATCAaattacaatttatttttcaactCCTTCAACCCTCAATCCTCTTGATCTTCCTTCGAAAACGAGATGATggattaaattcatctaaatccATTTAAGAAGAAGTAAAAGTTTGCCAagttataattatttatatttgcTTTTAAATCAATCATACTTTGCATTTTATAAGATGCAATTTCACCGACAAAAGGCACAGCTGTTATGATCAAGGCTAGAACCAAATCAAACTTGGTCTACTAAGAGGCTAATTAGTATCTAACGTTAATGCTGTTactgagaaaagaaaagaaaaaataatggtGGCTGGACATACCAAATGATGAATCATACATGTTCCTTCTCCCACTCCCACCAACAAACACCATCACACAAATAAATCAACGTTATTCAAAGAGCAAATTGTATGCCCTCACTCATCATCATATTCCCTTTGACTTTACTTTTATAATTATCAGAATAGGTCACTTCACCTACAAGACAAACCATAACTTTTCAACAGGCAATCCCCAAAAATAATAAACTTCaaaattgtatataaatatatatatatatatatatatatatgtgtgtgtgtgtgaaaataTCAAGCTGGTCTCATCAAATCCAAACTCCAGTTAAATGCTCAAAAGTTTTTTAAAATGTTCTACGTTAAAATTTAATGGGCTGTTCTAGTCCAAATCAAAACTCAAAATGGACCGAAATCTCATCCAATGTGGGCTGAACTGAGTTCGATCCCAACAATTGCATATTCACCCTATATCTCGTTATAATGAAgccaaaagaaataataaaaaaaaaaaaagggaaactaCACGATGACGAAGAGCATAAGATCCAAACTCGAGCTAAatgtttagaaaattttaatatggtgggtaataaaaataaaaattaatgggCTGTTCAAGCCCAGCCCAAGATGGGTCCACAACAAGGGCAAGCTGTTGGGTCACCTCCTGAACGTGGGCTCCAATTTGAGGGAGAAAAAAAATAATGGGCTAGGTAGATCTTGGGTTGTCATGTAGGACTGAGGTGTTAGTGTCAAAGAATTCCATAACAGGCCTGTAGCCAGCTTCTTCAATCATTTCCGTTGACTTTGACTTTATCACAAAACATTTGCTGCTgaatattattatcataaaaatcaaaataaaaataaaagaaaaataaaaatagaacaaGTGAAGCATTTCATGAACGGGCCTGGCTCATATGAGCCCAACAGCACGTAAGAGCCCGCTTGGCAGGCTGGTGTGGGCTCATCTAAGTGTCTGGGCTTGCATGAGGAAGGCCCATTTTACAATATATTTTCCTTATTGCAAGTTTAAAATAGAGTTCTTACTTCTTAGTAACAGCAACAAAGAACAATGTACTGACGTAATGAATGCCACACATATAACACAGCTACCTTCTAAACAACAGCACACAAGCCCATACTAGTATTGAATAAATTCAAAAGACATAAGAAGCTTTACAGACTTGTACTTCTGCCCCCTTTCATCACAGAGGGGGACGACTCGGATCCCGGTTCTCAACTCTGTTAGGGGGAGGCATGTTTGGCCTCCAAAATCGTGTATTCCAGATGTGTCAAACTCAAGAACTTCAATCCGAAGCAAGGCCAGTTCGGGAACAGTAAGCGGGAATTCAAACTCTTTGTTCCAGACTGGGAGCCAGTCGTCCTCAATCACCTGTGTTTTGTGCATCTTTGTGTCAGCTGGGACACCAGCTATTCCAACCTGAGCAGATCAGCCAGTAAGGACAGTCAAGCAAATAAGAAGTTCCCGAAGCTCAGTTACATGAGTACTGAGTTCCCCAAGAAGTAGAGAATCTTAATTGAAACCATTCATCGTACCCTCACAAAGAAGTCCGGTGGGGAAAATCGATCAAAATGTGTATGGTGAAAATCCACATGCCACCCTTCTCCCATGTATACTTTTACCTGTCATTAGCATGTGGGTAAAATCAATGTAACCCCAGCAAGATGGCAAGGGAAGCTAATAAAATGAAAGGGACCATTATGTTCTCCATACCCTCAAAGTTGTTTTAACTGGTAATTTCTCTGTAGGATCAAAAGCCTCATTATTTGGGCCAATATTCAGTAAAAAATCTGGCTTCTTCACATAGCCACAGCCACCATTGGCTCTAAACATTCCATGCATAATCCAAAGGTACTTTCCATATCCCTGTAAAACGAAGATAGGTGAGAAAGAAGCAAATCCACTTGGCATATAGCACGTGTAAATGTTTCAACAAATTAATAGTTGCTATCTGAAATGGGAAGATATTTGAAGAATCAGCCACACAAAAAAACCCTctttttcaaagtaaacaattcTCAGTTTGTCCCCATTATTGATGTTGAAGTTATGTCCCAACATATTGTCAACAAACAATTCATCTGAGCATAACTTGCCAGAAATCAGTCTCAGGGTACTAAAATTGCGCATagtttaatataatataatggtaTTGAAAACAACTAAAGCAGAACTGACTATTGTTTGCTGAATTCACAAGTCATTGTCAccgttaaagtttgatatacattgtcggcccacaacctaacagcttaagattTTAGGGGAAGTGGTAATCTAACTTGGAGGttctgggttctagtcttgttgcctgcgttTATTGTGCAgcgtttaaaaaaattattgtcccctatcatgggtgttatttatcgtgtttatctctccacttgctgtcaggctgcacatgtaggggagtgttaaagcttgatatgcattgttggcccacaaccaaacagtttaagcttttaggtcaagtggtaatctaacaccaAAGTTTAGGGCCCTAAAATACTTTGGCAATAGGGTATCGTCATCCAGTGTGAATATCCTCCATGGCCCATATAACACTGCTCTAAATGATAACCTATCCCCCACCTTTAAGCAAAAGAAACAAAAGGAATCATGGATATGAATATCATTAGATGGTCCCTTCTAATAGGACGACATGCAGCTCCTGTTTAAATCACTTTAGTCCAAGGAGCAGTGTAATATAGTAGTTTTAGTAGGTTAATATGCATAAATAAGAAATTAAGAACTATATATATAATGGAAAAGTATGATTAAAGTTTAAAATTGTCATACAATACAATTACCAGAATCAGGAAATATGACCTGCATATTAAATGCAACCATTTGAGCTCCATGCATCCATCCAACATGAGGATTATAATTAGATGAATTAACACGCGTACCCTTTGGGTATACTCTCAGCAGATTCTTTTGGGTAAACCTGGAACATTAACTCAACAACTGATGattaatattgtgaaatattatATAGCAAGATGTAGTTAAATGTCCAAAAAAGATCAGCAGTTGATGAAGtactaaaaaattagaaaaaaaaaagatcatgAACCCATAAGAGCAACCACAATGCTGCactga
This region includes:
- the LOC131149090 gene encoding putative serine/threonine-protein kinase-like protein CCR3, coding for MTTKPHSSVAVAFAVVVIGFIWPPVVLVTKVNSLGSGSTIAVGYGSATVCGIVAGEPTQRIQCYQAGQTIPVQPTISYEAISGGRTFFCGLTSGGLTLLCWDTSCFQARRIYHSETVRLTDLTVGDAHVCAIAGDTGEVKCWRGDKNITGGPSFPSPAEDSKLRYITSGTGFSCGILKNNSRVLCWGESLIGAEIQRQFGSSSMSTLVAGATHACGLNKNGFLVCKGDNISGQLEVPPDSAFEFSGLALGANRTCAIREKNGFVLCWGEETKTSGFANNNSEIENISFESIVAGLDFTCGLATRDLSLVCWGPGWSSRDPNLANELQIPSAMVIPGPCVQSSCNNCGVYPNSGILCYGSGNICNSCDVELPIPIPLPLPTLPHSSPSPPQQVFQSLSSRPSTAKNRLLMAFAIIGSIGAFAGICTGISGFLHKRIHNSADPPRAMTTFNCSHFPTLARQKSGTSLKHAERAENFSLSELAAATDDFSPANKIGGGSFGTVYRGTLAGGREVAIKRGEMSSRRKKFQDKESAFDSELALLSRLHHKHLVSLVGFCHENEERLLVYEFMSNGALHDHLHSKQIIDKTCSILNSWKMRIKIALDAARGIEYLHNYAVPTIIHRDIKSSNILLDANWTARVSDFGLSLMGPESDQDFMSTKAVGTVGYIDPEYYVMNVLTTKSDVYSLGVVLLELLTGKRAVFRNEEGGSTGPMGVVEYAVPRILAGELHSVLDGRVGPPETGGAEEEGVELVAYTAVQCVSLEGKERPSVTDIATNLERALALCEEDGHSSVSNAAFSIPSD
- the LOC131149091 gene encoding phosphoinositide phospholipase C 2-like isoform X9; the encoded protein is MVEVRHGGTLTSPVEFIKCLHAIKDNAFSASEFPLVLTFEDHLTPVLQAKVAKMVTKTFGAMLFRPESEYSQEFPSPASLKKRIIISTKPPKEYLESQSKKRINNSQKDNDSGEEESWQKENSGVKNEVTENKKDESDEGEDHQDEDIQSASPDEYRRLIAIHAGKPKGGVGNWLTIDSNNVRRLSLSEQDLENAEKTHGTDIVRFTQKNLLRVYPKGTRVNSSNYNPHVGWMHGAQMVAFNMQGYGKYLWIMHGMFRANGGCGYVKKPDFLLNIGPNNEAFDPTEKLPVKTTLRVKVYMGEGWHVDFHHTHFDRFSPPDFFVRVGIAGVPADTKMHKTQVIEDDWLPVWNKEFEFPLTVPELALLRIEVLEFDTSGIHDFGGQTCLPLTELRTGIRVVPLCDERGQKYKSVKLLMSFEFIQY